In Rhodothermales bacterium, one genomic interval encodes:
- a CDS encoding NAD-dependent epimerase produces the protein IGETYFLGSAAPSTWEEIRDATVDVLGRRVLTIRVPPVAVRLVGTLTEKVASLIGEYPPLNREKALEILEACKACSSQKAGSHFGYNPKVSLNKGIRSTIEWYRQTGWMR, from the coding sequence CGATCGGTGAAACGTACTTTCTCGGGTCCGCCGCTCCTTCCACGTGGGAGGAGATACGGGACGCGACGGTTGACGTACTTGGCCGCCGCGTTCTGACGATTCGCGTTCCACCCGTCGCGGTTCGGCTCGTCGGCACCCTCACCGAAAAGGTCGCCTCCCTGATCGGGGAGTACCCACCGCTGAATCGCGAGAAGGCGCTTGAAATCCTTGAGGCCTGCAAGGCGTGTTCGAGTCAAAAGGCCGGCTCACACTTTGGATACAACCCGAAGGTGTCGCTGAACAAAGGGATCAGAAGCACAATTGAATGGTACCGGCAAACGGGGTGGATGCGGTAG